The following proteins are encoded in a genomic region of Ananas comosus cultivar F153 linkage group 25, ASM154086v1, whole genome shotgun sequence:
- the LOC109728904 gene encoding glutelin type-A 1-like: MATLSSLFGLSLSLILLLLFHNSFAQLECDQGREQSPWQSHHWFRGQRECRFERLDALQPARRIQSEAGFTEFFDQSNEQFQCAGVSIRRRVIEPSGLLLPSYSNAPCLVYILQGRGITGTVFPGCPETYQSFQQQSQQQREEGGGQSQRFRDEHQKVHRFREGDIIALPAGVANWCYNDGDTPVVAITVFDTSNSANQLDPRRREFLLAGSHRSSERRQESFGQQTYEGQYEEQTGVNILSGFNPDLLAEAFGVNREVARRLQSQDDRRGEIVRVRHGLQFLRPSVREEQHEQYSEGREERRKGGQCNGLEEMYCALKTRENINDPTRADVYTPQGGRITSLNSQKFPILNLIQMSAERGVLRRNAFHAPHWNINAHSIMYVTGGRGRVQIVNNQGRTVFDGELRRGQVLVIPQNYAVLKRAQSEGFEWVSFKTNSNAMVNQIVGKASALRGMPVDVLMNAYRLSREEALRLKFNRGDQMTVFTPRSQEGPF, translated from the exons ATGGCGACTCTCTCCTCTTTGTTCGGCCTATCTCTAAGCttgatcctcctcctcctctttcatAATTCTTTCGCCCAGCTCGAGTGCGACCAAGGCCGAGAACAGAGCCCCTGGCAAAGCCACCACTGGTTCCGAGGCCAGAGAGAGTGCCGGTTCGAGAGGCTAGACGCCCTGCAGCCGGCACGCCGCATTCAATCCGAAGCCGGCTTCACCGAGTTCTTCGACCAGAGCAACGAGCAGTTCCAGTGTGCCGGCGTTTCCATACGACGCCGCGTCATCGAACCCAGCGGCCTCCTCCTGCCTTCCTACTCTAATGCTCCTTGTCTTGTCTACATTCTGCAAG GAAGAGGTATAACAGGCACGGTGTTCCCTGGCTGCCCGGAGACATACCAATCCTTCCAGCAGCAATCCCAGCAGCAGAGAGAGGAAGGCGGCGGGCAAAGCCAGAGATTCAGAGACGAGCACCAGAAGGTCCACCGCTTCCGCGAGGGCGATATCATCGCTCTGCCTGCCGGAGTAGCCAACTGGTGCTACAACGACGGTGACACGCCTGTCGTCGCCATTACCGTCTTCGACACGAGCAACAGCGCGAACCAACTCGACCCTCGTCGTAGG GAATTCTTGTTGGCCGGGAGCCATCGGAGTAGCGAGAGAAGGCAGGAATCGTTCGGACAACAAACGTATGAAGGACAATACGAAGAGCAGACAGGGGTTAACATCCTTAGCGGGTTCAACCCTGACTTGCTGGCTGAGGCCTTCGGAGTCAATAGAGAGGTAGCAAGGAGGCTTCAGAGCCAGGACGACCGCAGAGGCGAAATCGTCCGAGTCCGGCATGGACTTCAGTTTCTAAGGCCTTCAGTAAGAGAAGAACAGCATGAGCAGTATTCCgaggggagagaggagagaaggaaGGGCGGTCAATGCAATGGACTGGAGGAGATGTATTGCGCGCTGAAGACCAGAGAAAACATCAACGACCCGACGCGTGCCGATGTCTACACTCCGCAAGGCGGCCGGATCACCAGCCTCAACAGCCAGAAGTTCCCCATTCTCAACCTAATCCAAATGAGCGCTGAGAGGGGTGTCCTCCGTAGG AATGCTTTCCATGCGCCGCACTGGAACATCAACGCGCATAGCATCATGTACGTGACTGGAGGGCGGGGACGAGTGCAGATAGTGAACAACCAGGGCCGAACCGTTTTCGACGGCGAGCTCCGTCGCGGGCAAGTGCTGGTCATCCCGCAGAACTACGCAGTTCTGAAGCGGGCGCAGAGCGAGGGGTTCGAGTGGGTCTCATTCAAGACCAACAGCAACGCCATGGTCAACCAGATTGTAGGGAAGGCATCGGCTCTTCGGGGCATGCCGGTGGACGTGCTCATGAACGCCTACCGCCTCTCGAGGGAAGAAGCTCTAAGGCTCAAGTTTAACAGGGGCGACCAGATGACCGTCTTCACTCCCAGGTCCCAGGAAGGGCCTTTCTAG
- the LOC109728902 gene encoding patellin-4-like: protein MDASNDSEPGSDLVTPLGDLRPSEKKALAEFRTKLEEAIITNRLFSKLAHRHHRHDKSKTRVANACSPDFCMLEPSPDKDEDLKNISLWGIPLLPSKGHEDTDAVLLKFLQAREFRVSEAFHMLRRTLRWRRGFGADDILLEDLELPELNSAAYMDGTDKYGHPICYNVYGVFRDKELYDKAFGNEERRERFVQWRIRLMEEGIKQLSFKQGGVGSMLQIIDLKNSLSHSMKELRSTTKKVVTILQDNYPEFAERTIFLNVSFRSYAYHALFSHFVSPRSRSKFIFARPSKVTETLLKFIAPEDLPVQYGGFKREEDEEFSAENGRVLEITVRGSSAGTIEIPIIEPGVTVVWDISVVGWEVSYKEEFVPDDEGSYNVLIRKEKKLDESSRNSFYISEPGKVVLTIENRTFKKKRVLYRSKSKPTIPLYNLLNQTNRPAV, encoded by the exons ATGGACGCATCCAACGACAGCGAGCCGGGTTCTGATCTGGTCACTCCCCTCGGAGACCTCAGGCCGTCGGAAAAGAAAGCACTCGCCGAATTCCGAACGAAATTGGAAGAAGCCATCATAACCAACCGGCTATTCAGCAAGCTGGCACACCGCCACCACCGTCATGATAAGAGCAAGACCCGCGTCGCCAATGCTTGCTCCCCGGACTTCTGCATGTTGGAACCGAGCCCCGACAAAGACGAGGATCTGAAAAACATATCTTTGTGGGGAATTCCTCTCTTGCCGAGCAAAGGCCACGAAGACACGGATGCGGTACTCCTCAAGTTCCTCCAAGCGAGAGAGTTCAGAGTGTCCGAAGCATTCCACATGCTACGAAGGACCCTACGATGGAGAAGGGGATTCGGGGCCGACGATATCTTGCTCGAGGATCTCGAACTACCGGAGTTGAACAGCGCGGCATATATGGATGGCACGGATAAGTACGGCCACCCCATATGTTACAATGTGTACGGGGTGTTCAGAGATAAGGAGTTGTATGACAAGGCGTTCGGGAatgaggagaggagggagaggttTGTGCAGTGGAGGATCCGGCTTATGGAGGAGGGGATTAAGCAGTTGAGCTTTAAGCAGGGGGGCGTGGGCTCGATGCTTCAGATAATTGATCTCAAGAACTCTCTCAGCCATTCCATGAAGGAGCTCCGAAGCACCACGAAGAAGGTGGTCACCATTCTGCAGGACAACTATCCTGAGTTCGCCGAAAGGACT ATATTTCTGAATGTGTCGTTCCGCAGCTATGCTTACCATGCGTTGTTTTCTCACTTCGTCTCTCCGAGAAGCAGGAGCAAGTTCATCTTTGCCAGACCCTCCAAAGTTACTGAAACACTTCTCAA GTTTATAGCTCCGGAGGATTTACCAGTACAGTATGGCGGATTTAAGAGGGAAGAAGACGAGGAATTTTCAGCCGAAAATGGTCGAGTATTGGAAATCACCGTCAGAGGCAGCAGCGCAGGAACTATAGAAATTCCAATAATTGAG CCCGGGGTGACAGTGGTGTGGGACATAAGTGTCGTTGGATGGGAAGTGAGCTACAAGGAAGAGTTCGTCCCAGATGATGAAGGCTCTTACAATGTATTGATCCGAAAGGAAAAGAAGCTCGACGAGTCGTCTCGGAATTCCTTTTATATCAGCGAACCGGGGAAGGTTGTGTTAACAATAGAGAATCGTACGTTCAAGAAGAAGAGGGTCCTCTACAGATCAAAGAGCAAGCCTACCATCCCCTTGTACAATTTGCTGAACCAAACCAATCGTCCCGCTGTGtag
- the LOC109729004 gene encoding GPI mannosyltransferase 3-like isoform X2 produces MFFCITRTLSNSLETVLTITGLFYWFSSITSSKQVPVASRKLALIIAALACAVRPTSAITWLYVGLLDLIGMQSKLQFLFLDIIPVGVLVLAATCLLDRWMYGSWIIVPLNFLKFNFLSSGGDYYGTHQFHWYFTQGFPSMIWSFLPFSVIGIIKSKEWRLSGLIAWVLGVYSVLGHKEFRFVLPVLPIALMFSGYCLAAMSKPDMPDTKKSPDNRTIHKSRVQLAVLFLVVTNIPMALYMSLVHQRGTEDAMSYLSEEAHYGRVKSILFLMPCHSTPYYSTLHCNLPMRFLDCTPSDDRAILDESDQFMLNPADFVTHMFRNVSLPSHLVLFDSQEVHLRGLLISHSFQQVKRFFHAHFKVDRDLQGSVVVYARRDL; encoded by the exons ATGTTCTTCTGTATTACTCGAACTTTATCAAATAGCTTGGAAACGGTGCTGACCATAACAGGACTGTTCTATTGGTTTTCATCAATTACTTCCTCAAAGCAAGTTCCAGTTGCTTCAAGGAAGTTGGCTTTAATTATTGCAGCATTGGCTTGTGCTGTTCGGCCTACAAGTGCTATAACATGGCTATATGTCGGGTTGCTGGATCTCATTGGGATGCAGTCAAAATTGCAATTTCTCTTCCTTGACATAATCCCAGTAGG GGTTCTAGTGCTTGCAGCTACATGCTTATTGGATAGGTGGATGTATGGGTCATGGATTATTGTGCCTCTTAATTTCCTTAAattcaattttctttcttcCGGAGGGGATTACTATGGAACCCATCAATTTCATTGGTATTTCACCCAGGGATTTCCCTCCATGATTTGGAGTTTCTTACCATTTTCGGTCATTGGCATTATAAAGTCAAAAGAGTGGAGGCTTTCAGGCCTGATTGCTTGGGTTTTAGGAGTTTATAGTGTTCTTGGTCACAAAGAATTCAG GTTTGTTCTTCCAGTGCTACCTATAGCACTGATGTTCTCTGGATACTGCTTAGCAGCAATGTCAAAACCTGATATGCCAGATACGAAGAAAAGCCCAGATAATCGAACAATACATAAATCAAGGGTGCAACTTGCTGTTCTTTTCCTCGTTGTAACCAATATACCAATGGCCCTATATATGTCCTTAGTTCATCAG AGAGGAACTGAAGATGCCATGTCTTATTTATCAGAAGAAGCCCACTATGGAAGAGTGAAGAGTATTCTATTCCTCATGCCTTGCCACTCTACACCTTATTACTCCACCTTACATTGCAACCTGCCGATGCGCTTTTTGGACTGCACACCCAG TGATGATAGGGCAATCCTGGATGAGTCGGACCAGTTCATGTTGAATCCAGCTGATTTTGTGACTCACATGTTTAGGAATGTTTCTTTACCCAGCCACTTAGTGTTATTTGATTCTCAAGAAGTCCATCTTCGTGGGCTTCTAATTAGTCATTCCTTTCAACAG GTAAAGAGATTTTTCCATGCTCATTTCAAAGTTGACCGAGACCTTCAAGGCTCTGTTGTTGTTTATGCTCGGAGAGATCTGTGA
- the LOC109729005 gene encoding phosphoenolpyruvate carboxylase kinase 1-like — protein sequence MSEGLNRDYEVGDEIGRGRFGTVFRCFSRETGEAFAVKSIDKSLLADPVDRACAEREAELHLLAAEGNPHVVGIHDAYEDGGSAHLVLDLCPGPDLFDRISGGRAPLPEPEAAAVSAALAEAIAACHRRGVAHRDVKPDNVLFDARGRLRLADFGSAEWFGEGRAMRGVVGTPYYVAPEVLAGDEYGEKVDVWSAGVVLYMMLAGIPPFFGDSTAEIFAAVMRGNLRFPTRVFGSVSPAAKDLIRRMLCRDVSRRFSAEQVLMHPWIRSGGVPEATSVEQQSALDQNPLRRYIATA from the exons ATGAGCGAGGGCTTGAACCGCGACTACGAAGTCGGCGACGAGATCGGGCGGGGGAGATTCGGCACCGTCTTCCGCTGCTTCTCGCGCGAGACCGGCGAGGCCTTCGCGGTGAAGTCGATCGACAAATCGCTGCTGGCCGACCCCGTGGACCGCGCGTGCGCCGAGCGCGAGGCCGAGCTCCACCTCCTCGCCGCCGAGGGGAACCCGCACGTGGTGGGGATCCACGACGCATACGAGGACGGGGGCTCCGCCCACCTGGTGCTCGACCTCTGCCCGGGGCCCGACCTCTTCGACCGGATCTCGGGGGGGCGCGCGCCGCTCCCGGAGCCGGAGGCGGCCGCGGTGTCGGCGGCGCTGGCCGAGGCGATCGCGGCGTGCCACCGCCGCGGGGTGGCGCACCGCGACGTGAAGCCCGACAACGTGCTGTTCGACGCGCGCGGGAGGCTGCGGCTCGCGGACTTTGGGTCGGCGGAGTGGTTCGGGGAGGGGCGGGCGATGCGGGGGGTGGTGGGGACGCCCTACTACGTGGCGCCCGAGGTGCTGGCCGGGGACGAGTACGGGGAGAAGGTGGACGTGTGGAGCGCCGGGGTGGTGCTCTACATGATGCTCGCCGGGATCCCGCCCTTCTTCGGCGACTCCACGGCCGAGATCTTCGCGGCGGTGATGCGCGGGAACCTGCGGTTCCCGACGCGCGTGTTCGGCTCCGTTTCGCCCGCCGCCAAGGATCTCATCCGGAGGATGCTCTGCAGGGACGTCTCCCGAAGGTTCTCCGCCGAGCAAGTCCTAA TGCATCCGTGGATTCGAAGCGGTGGAGTACCGGAAGCGACATCAGTGGAGCAACAAAGCGCTCTGGATCAAAATCCTCTCCGAAGATACATAGCGACGGCGtga
- the LOC109729004 gene encoding GPI mannosyltransferase 3-like isoform X1, translating to MSLRRRSNPAPSGGAVDPIPPPSDLHRRGGGGGGGGGGEDEEVANEHRRISLSWRISSAVFRSEIRVWVISLTFRFANALLVQTYFNPDEHWQSLEVAHRIVFGYGHLTWEWKQGIRSYLHPLLFALLYKIMAFLRLDTPLFMVKAPRLLQAVFASVGDLYLFKLSKLVFNEHVARWALFSQFVNWFMFFCITRTLSNSLETVLTITGLFYWFSSITSSKQVPVASRKLALIIAALACAVRPTSAITWLYVGLLDLIGMQSKLQFLFLDIIPVGVLVLAATCLLDRWMYGSWIIVPLNFLKFNFLSSGGDYYGTHQFHWYFTQGFPSMIWSFLPFSVIGIIKSKEWRLSGLIAWVLGVYSVLGHKEFRFVLPVLPIALMFSGYCLAAMSKPDMPDTKKSPDNRTIHKSRVQLAVLFLVVTNIPMALYMSLVHQRGTEDAMSYLSEEAHYGRVKSILFLMPCHSTPYYSTLHCNLPMRFLDCTPSDDRAILDESDQFMLNPADFVTHMFRNVSLPSHLVLFDSQEVHLRGLLISHSFQQVKRFFHAHFKVDRDLQGSVVVYARRDL from the exons ATGAGCCTCCGACGACGATCCAACCCTGCGCCCTCGGGAGGAGCCGTGGATCCGATCCCACCACCCTCCGATCTCCatcgacgaggaggaggaggaggaggaggaggaggaggagaagatgaagaagtaGCAAACGAACATCGGAGGATCTCGTTGTCTTGGCGGATCTCGAGCGCCGTGTTCCGCTCGGAGATTAGGGTTTGGGTGATCTCGCTCACCTTCCGCTTCGCCAATGCGCTGCTGGTGCAGACCTACTTCAACCCCGATGAGCACTGGCAATCCCTCGAGGTCGCCCACCGCATCGTCTTCGG ATATGGGCATCTTACGTGGGAGTGGAAGCAGGGGATCCGAAGCTACCTTCATCCTCTACTTTTCGCTTTGCTTTATAAAATCATGGCTTTTCTTCGCTTGGATACTCCTTTGTTCATG GTGAAGGCTCCGCGGCTCCTGCAAGCCGTTTTTGCATCGGTGGGAGATCTCTACCTGTTCAAGCTTTCTAAACTTGTCTTCAATGAACATGTTGCACGATGGGCg CTCTTTTCTCAGTTTGTGAACTGGTTCATGTTCTTCTGTATTACTCGAACTTTATCAAATAGCTTGGAAACGGTGCTGACCATAACAGGACTGTTCTATTGGTTTTCATCAATTACTTCCTCAAAGCAAGTTCCAGTTGCTTCAAGGAAGTTGGCTTTAATTATTGCAGCATTGGCTTGTGCTGTTCGGCCTACAAGTGCTATAACATGGCTATATGTCGGGTTGCTGGATCTCATTGGGATGCAGTCAAAATTGCAATTTCTCTTCCTTGACATAATCCCAGTAGG GGTTCTAGTGCTTGCAGCTACATGCTTATTGGATAGGTGGATGTATGGGTCATGGATTATTGTGCCTCTTAATTTCCTTAAattcaattttctttcttcCGGAGGGGATTACTATGGAACCCATCAATTTCATTGGTATTTCACCCAGGGATTTCCCTCCATGATTTGGAGTTTCTTACCATTTTCGGTCATTGGCATTATAAAGTCAAAAGAGTGGAGGCTTTCAGGCCTGATTGCTTGGGTTTTAGGAGTTTATAGTGTTCTTGGTCACAAAGAATTCAG GTTTGTTCTTCCAGTGCTACCTATAGCACTGATGTTCTCTGGATACTGCTTAGCAGCAATGTCAAAACCTGATATGCCAGATACGAAGAAAAGCCCAGATAATCGAACAATACATAAATCAAGGGTGCAACTTGCTGTTCTTTTCCTCGTTGTAACCAATATACCAATGGCCCTATATATGTCCTTAGTTCATCAG AGAGGAACTGAAGATGCCATGTCTTATTTATCAGAAGAAGCCCACTATGGAAGAGTGAAGAGTATTCTATTCCTCATGCCTTGCCACTCTACACCTTATTACTCCACCTTACATTGCAACCTGCCGATGCGCTTTTTGGACTGCACACCCAG TGATGATAGGGCAATCCTGGATGAGTCGGACCAGTTCATGTTGAATCCAGCTGATTTTGTGACTCACATGTTTAGGAATGTTTCTTTACCCAGCCACTTAGTGTTATTTGATTCTCAAGAAGTCCATCTTCGTGGGCTTCTAATTAGTCATTCCTTTCAACAG GTAAAGAGATTTTTCCATGCTCATTTCAAAGTTGACCGAGACCTTCAAGGCTCTGTTGTTGTTTATGCTCGGAGAGATCTGTGA
- the LOC109703747 gene encoding glutelin type-A 1-like — translation MQLRNALHAPHWNINAHSIMYVTAGRGRVQIVNNLGRNVFGGELRRGQVLVVPQNFAVVKRAQSESFEWVSFKTNNNAMVNQIVGKASALRGMPVDVLANTYRLSREEATRLKYNRGD, via the exons ATGCAGCTGCGG AATGCTCTCCATGCGCCGCACTGGAACATCAATGCCCACAGCATCATGTACGTGACCGCAGGACGGGGCCGAGTCCAGATAGTCAACAATCTAGGCAGGAACGTCTTCGGCGGCGAGCTCCGTCGAGGACAAGTGCTGGTCGTCCCGCAAAACTTTGCAGTGGTGAAGCGGGCACAAAGTGAGAGTTTTGAGTGGGTGTCGTTCAAGACCAACAACAACGCCATGGTCAACCAGATCGTCGGGAAGGCCTCGGCTCTACGCGGCATGCCGGTGGACGTGCTGGCGAACACCTACCGTCTGTCCAGAGAAGAGGCTACAAGGCTCAAGTACAACAGAGGAGATTAG
- the LOC109728903 gene encoding target of Myb protein 1-like, which produces MDKLKLAALGERLKTGGERLKSGGAEVGRRVGEKMKEILQGQSPEAKMVDEATSDSLEEPNWGLNLRICGMLNSDEFNGSEVVKAIKKKIASRNAVSQRLSLDLLEACAMNCDKIFSEVASEKVLDEMVRMIDNPQTNHGNRMRALQLIEAWGESEDLAYLPIFRQTYMSLKGRKMQASAQHDDNSSSLLSSGEQNFAHVAAPPDRYPYPNVDQPNTDLGDLIFHGGGLSAEEKKEILVVARNSIEILSSILNSETKERPLENDLTISMLEKCKESQPMIQRIIESTGDDEAMLFEALNLHDELQQILAKYEELKIANLPETGDTVKESGPSAGLMRDDEAKEQQTPKESESTSQSRDSEKVE; this is translated from the exons ATGGATAAGCTCAAGTTAGCGGCACTGGGAGAGCGCTTGAAGACCGGAGGAGAACGCCTGAAGAGTGGGGGTGCAGAGGTGGGCAGGAGAGTTGGTGAAAAAATGAAAGAGATTCTCCAGGGCCAGTCGCCAGAGGCAAAAATGGTTGACGAAGCTACATCAGATAGCCTGGAGGAGCCAAACTGGGGTCTAAATTTGAGGATCTGTGGTATGCTAAACAGTGACGAGTTCAATGGTTCTGAAGTGGTCAAGGCAATAAAGAAGAAGATTGCTAGCAGGAATGCAGTGAGTCAGAGGCTGAGTCTTGATCTGTTGGAGGCTTGTGCTATGAATTGTGACAAAATATTTTCGGAGGTGGCTTCCGAGAAAGTCCTGGATGAAATGGTGAGGATGATAGATAATCCACAAACAAATCATGGGAATAGGATGAGAGCTTTGCAGCTGATTGAAGCATGGGGTGAATCTGAGGACCTTGCATATCTACCTATTTTCAGACAGACTTACATG AGTTTGAAGGGACGAAAAATGCAAGCTAGTGCGCAGCATGATGACAATTCTAGTTCATTACTTTCTTCTGGTGAACAAAACTTTGCGCATGTGGCGGCTCCTCCTGACCGGTATCCTTATCCCAATGTCGATCAGCCCAACACAGACTTAGGTGATTTAATCTTCCATGGCGGGGGCCTCTCTGCGgaggagaaaaaggaaattCTTGTTGTTGCTCGAAACAGTATCGAGATCCTCTCTTCAATCTTGAACTCTGAAACGAAAGAAAGGCCCTTGGAG AATGATCTTACAATCTCTATGCtggaaaaatgtaaagaatcacAACCCATGATACAGAGGATAATAGAGAGCACAGGCGACGATGAGGCTATGTTGTTCGAGGCTCTGAATCTTCACGATGAGCTCCAACAAATCCTAGCCAAGTATGAGGAGCTCAAAATTGCCAATCTGCCTGAGACTGGTGACACTGTCAAAGAATCTGGACCTTCAGCTGGGCTGATGAGAGATGACGAGGCAAAAGAGCAGCAAACGCCTAAGGAAAGCGAATCCACAAGTCAATCTAGAGATTCTGAGAAGGTAGAGTGA
- the LOC109728901 gene encoding glutelin type-A 1-like yields MAITNSAMLALSLSFLLLCHGSLAQLGQGQETSPWQGQSRFRGQQECRFERLDAVQPTRRLQSEAGVTEFFDQFNEQFQCAGVSIRRRIIEPSGLLMPSYSNAPRLVYIAQGRGITATIFPGCPETFQSFQQQYELQREEGGSQRQLFKDEHQKVHRFREGDIIALPAGVVNWCYNDGDTPVIAVTVFDTSNSANQLDPHRREFLLAGSYQSRRGQQAYEGQSREWQFEEHTGANILSGFSPDWLAEAFGVNREVARKLQSQDDRRGEIVRVRHGLQFLRPSVREEQHEQYSEEREERRKGGQCNGLEEMYCALKTRENINDPTRADVYTPQGGRITTLNSQKFPILNLIQMSAERGVLHRNAFHAPHWNINAHSIMYVTGGRGRVQIVNNQGRTVFDGELHRGQVLVIPQNYAVLKRAQSEGFEWISFKTNNNAMVNQIVGKASALRGMPVDVLMNAYRISREEALRLKFNRGDQMTVFTPRSQERPFNLALP; encoded by the exons ATGGCAATTACTAATTCTGCTATGCTTGCgctctctctttccttcctcCTCCTGTGTCATGGCTCTCTGGCCCAACTCGGTCAAGGGCAAGAAACGAGCCCGTGGCAAGGGCAATCTAGGTTCAGAGGCCAACAGGAATGCCGGTTTGAGAGGCTAGACGCCGTCCAGCCCACACGCCGCTTGCAGTCTGAAGCTGGTGTCACAGAGTTCTTCGACCAGTTCAATGAGCAGTTCCAGTGTGCCGGCGTGTCTATACGACGACGCATCATTGAACCCAGCGGCCTTCTTATGCCTTCCTACTCCAATGCTCCTCGTCTTGTTTACATTGCCCAAG GAAGAGGCATAACAGCAACGATATTCCCGGGCTGCCCGGAGACGTTCCAGTCATTCCAGCAGCAGTACGAGTTGCAGAGGGAGGAAGGCGGGAGCCAGAGGCAGTTGTTCAAAGATGAGCACCAAAAAGTCCACCGCTTCCGTGAGGGAGATATCATTGCTTTACCTGCTGGAGTTGTCAACTGGTGCTATAACGACGGTGATACACCAGTGATTGCCGTCACTGTCTTCGACACGAGCAACAGTGCCAACCAACTCGACCCTCATCGTCGG GAATTCTTACTAGCTGGTAGCTATCAAAGTCGGAGAGGGCAGCAAGCATACGAAGGGCAATCACGCGAATGGCAATTTGAAGAGCACACAGGGGCCAACATTCTTAGTGGGTTCAGCCCTGACTGGCTGGCCGAGGCCTTCGGAGTCAATAGAGAGGTAGCAAGGAAGCTTCAGAGCCAGGACGACCGCAGAGGCGAAATTGTCCGAGTTCGGCATGGACTTCAGTTTCTAAGGCCCTCAGTAAGAGAGGAACAGCACGAGCAGTATtccgaggagagagaggagagaaggaaGGGCGGTCAATGCAATGGACTGGAGGAGATGTATTGCGCGCTGAAGACCAGAGAAAACATTAACGACCCGACGCGTGCGGATGTCTACACTCCGCAAGGCGGACGAATCACCACCCTCAACAGCCAGAAGTTCCCCATTCTTAACCTAATCCAAATGAGCGCTGAGAGGGGTGTCCTCCATAGG AATGCTTTCCATGCACCGCACTGGAACATCAACGCGCATAGCATCATGTACGTGACTGGAGGGCGGGGACGAGTGCAGATAGTGAACAACCAGGGCCGAACCGTTTTTGACGGCGAGCTCCATCGCGGACAAGTGCTGGTTATCCCGCAGAACTACGCAGTTCTGAAGCGGGCGCAGAGTGAAGGGTTCGAGTGGATCTCATTCAAGACCAACAACAACGCCATGGTCAACCAGATTGTAGGGAAGGCATCGGCTCTTCGGGGCATGCCGGTGGACGTGCTGATGAACGCCTACCGCATCTCGAGGGAAGAAGCCCTAAGGCTCAAGTTTAACAGAGGGGATCAGATGACCGTCTTTACTCCCAGGTCCCAGGAAAGGCCTTTTAATCTAGCCCTGCCATGA
- the LOC109729007 gene encoding actin-depolymerizing factor-like — MSFRMKNASSGMGVADHSRDTFVELQRKKLHRYVIYKIDENKKEVVVEKTGAPGETYDDLTASLPEDDCRYAVYDLDFVTEENCQKSKIFFIAWSPSTSRIRAKMLYATSKSRFRHELDGVHYEIQATDPSEMDLDILRERAN, encoded by the exons ATGTCGTTCCGAATG AAGAATGCATCTTCTGGCATGGGAGTAGCTGACCACAGCAGAGACACTTTTGTGGAGCTGCAGAGGAAGAAGCTGCACCGCTATGTAATATATAAGATTGATGAAAACAAAAAGGAGGTTGTTGTAGAGAAGACTGGGGCACCGGGTGAGACTTATGATGATCTCACTGCTTCGCTGCCTGAGGATGATTGCAGATATGCTGTATACGACCTTGATTTTGTGACTGAAGAGAACTGTCAGAAGAGCAAGATATTTTTCATTGCATG GTCTCCGTCAACCTCCCGCATCCGCGCCAAGATGCTATATGCCACATCAAAGAGTAGATTCCGCCATGAGCTCGATGGCGTTCATTATGAGATCCAGGCTACTGACCCCTCGGAGATGGACTTGGACATTCTCAGAGAGCGAGCGAATTAA